Proteins from a single region of Lolium rigidum isolate FL_2022 unplaced genomic scaffold, APGP_CSIRO_Lrig_0.1 contig_25951_1, whole genome shotgun sequence:
- the LOC124680711 gene encoding aspartic proteinase nepenthesin-1-like codes for MTKDMSVLQLLPYVLVLTMSFAWPITESTTGRATIRADLMHVDSGRGFTKRELLRRMAARSRARLDSRWSPPGRGGNAHAVTVPVARGTTGKADYNSEYNIHFAIGTPTPQPVVATLDTGSDLIWTQCVCMSCFEQPFPVLDPSVSGTFRVMPCTDHLCEHGGLVVSGCNLKDKTCLYAYHYGDKSGTYGTMGQDTFTFKAPNGMAATVPNLRFGCAQINHLTFRTNETGIAGFGRGPLSLPSQLKVARFSHCFTTIVEGKPSPVFLGTPDNLQAQATGQIKATPFVPNPRSPLYFLSLKGITVGKTRLPFNASVFALKGDGSGGTITDSGTALTSFPEAVFQALRKAFALQVLLPVEEDNDMCFSTSPKEKLPAVPKLILHLEGTDWDLPRENYVLDIDHEDGTGGELCLMIVSSGEGSSMTTIGNFQQQNIHIVYDLEVNKMFFVPARCDKL; via the coding sequence ATGACGAAGGACATGTCAGTGTTGCAGCTTTTACCCTATGTTCTCGTCCTAACTATGTCGTTCGCCTGGCCGATCACCGAGTCGACGACCGGCCGCGCGACCATCCGCGCCGATCTCATGCACGTGGACAGCGGCCGCGGCTTCACCAAGCGCGAGCTGCTCCGGCGGATGGCGGCTCGATCGCGGGCTCGCCTAGACAGCCGGTGGTCACCTCCCGGCCGCGGCGGCAACGCCCACGCGGTGACCGTGCCTGTGGCCCGCGGCACCACCGGCAAGGCGGACTACAACTCCGAGTACAATATCCACTTCGCCATCGGCACGCCGACCCCGCAGCCCGTGGTGGCGACGTTGGACACGGGCAGCGACCTCATCTGGACGCAGTGCGTGTGCATGTCCTGCTTCGAGCAGCCATTTCCTGTTCTCGACCCCTCCGTCTCCGGCACCTTCCGTGTCATGCCGTGCACCGACCATCTTTGCGAGCACGGGGGGCTAGTGGTCTCCGGGTGCAACCTCAAGGACAAGACGTGCCTCTACGCCTACCACTACGGCGACAAATCGGGCACATACGGCACAATGGGCCAGGACACCTTCACCTTCAAGGCGCCCAACGGTATGGCCGCTACCGTGCCGAACCTCCGCTTTGGTTGCGCCCAGATCAACCACCTGACCTTCAGAACGAACGAGACCGGCATCGCCGGCTTCGGCCGCGGGCCGCTGTCTCTGCCGTCGCAGCTCAAGGTCGCCAGGTTCTCGCACTGCTTCACCACCATCGTAGAGGGCAAACCCAGCCCGGTGTTCCTGGGCACGCCGGACAACCTCCAAGCCCAGGCCACGGGGCAAATCAAAGCCACCCCGTTCGTGCCAAACCCAAGGTCACCGTTATACTTCCTTTCGCTCAAAGGGATCACCGTCGGCAAGACGCGGCTGCCGTTCAACGCGTCGGTGTTCGCGCTCAAGGGCGACGGCTCCGGCGGCACCATCACGGACTCCGGCACCGCCCTCACCAGCTTCCCGGAGGCCGTGTTCCAGGCCCTTCGGAAGGCGTTCGCGTTGCAGGTGCTGCTGCCCGTCGAAGAAGACAACGACATGTGCTTCTCCACCTCGCCCAAGGAGAAGCTGCCCGCCGTGCCGAAGCTGATCCTCCACCTAGAGGGCACGGACTGGGACCTCCCCCGCGAGAACTACGTCCTCGATATCGACCACGAGGATGGCACCGGCGGCGAGCTGTGCTTAATGATCGTTTCGTCGGGCGAGGGCAGCAGTATGACGACCATAGGCAACTTCCAGCAGCAGAACATTCACATCGTCTACGATCTGGAGGTCAATAAGATGTTCTTCGTGCCCGCGCGCTGCGACAAGCTATGA